One segment of Marvinbryantia formatexigens DSM 14469 DNA contains the following:
- a CDS encoding glycosyltransferase, giving the protein MKKLIYYTGRDMTDPELGINKKINEQIENFRKAGFSVDAFYRKHDSQLICRHDKEIVVKAGMHRPFKIEASKYLKRYIKGRKYDGAYIRYVYGDWQFFRLLKYLKKQKIVTVIEVPTYPYDKELTDSLENKVVLFLDKCYRNRMHRYVDRIVTFSGDKQIFGIQTIRTMNGVNFEKIKSVSGEHPYDGKINMIAVADLAKWHGYDRILEGIGAYYRQGGKREVVFHLVGNGPELEEYKRIIEKWHIEKHVVLYGQKFGKELEQIYEKCNVAAESFGRHRSGHNYSTSLKSKEYVAKGLPVIASSEIDVFSKSGSRYFKRFPADESPVDIEKVIVFCDSVYKSKSRKEVIDDIRGWAIGLCDFKVVMEPVFQFFKNTK; this is encoded by the coding sequence ATGAAAAAGCTTATATATTATACTGGCCGTGATATGACCGACCCGGAACTCGGAATTAATAAGAAAATAAACGAGCAGATAGAGAACTTCAGAAAAGCAGGATTTTCTGTTGATGCATTTTACAGAAAGCATGATAGTCAGCTGATCTGCCGACATGATAAAGAAATTGTTGTAAAAGCAGGAATGCATCGTCCGTTTAAAATAGAGGCAAGTAAATATCTGAAGAGATATATCAAGGGCAGAAAATACGATGGCGCTTACATCCGGTATGTATATGGGGACTGGCAGTTTTTCCGGCTTCTAAAATATCTGAAAAAGCAGAAAATCGTTACAGTAATAGAAGTGCCCACGTATCCTTACGATAAAGAACTGACAGATAGTCTGGAAAATAAGGTAGTATTATTTTTAGATAAATGTTATAGAAACAGAATGCATCGTTATGTAGACCGTATTGTGACGTTTTCAGGGGATAAGCAGATTTTCGGTATTCAGACGATACGGACCATGAATGGCGTCAATTTTGAAAAAATAAAGTCGGTTTCGGGAGAACATCCGTATGATGGAAAAATCAATATGATTGCAGTAGCAGACCTGGCAAAATGGCACGGCTATGACAGGATTTTAGAAGGAATTGGAGCGTACTACAGGCAGGGTGGGAAAAGAGAGGTTGTATTTCATCTGGTGGGGAATGGACCGGAGCTTGAGGAATATAAAAGGATTATTGAAAAATGGCATATAGAGAAACATGTGGTTCTTTACGGGCAGAAATTTGGAAAAGAGTTGGAGCAGATTTATGAGAAGTGCAATGTGGCGGCGGAAAGCTTTGGACGGCACAGAAGCGGGCACAATTATTCTACATCATTAAAAAGCAAAGAGTATGTGGCGAAGGGCTTACCGGTAATTGCATCATCTGAGATAGATGTGTTCTCTAAAAGTGGTTCCCGTTACTTTAAGCGGTTTCCGGCAGATGAAAGTCCGGTGGATATAGAAAAAGTGATAGTATTTTGCGACAGCGTATATAAGTCTAAAAGCAGAAAAGAAGTGATAGACGACATTCGCGGATGGGCAATCGGGCTGTGCGATTTTAAGGTTGTTATGGAACCGGTTTTTCAGTTTTTTAAAAATACGAAATGA
- a CDS encoding MORN motif protein: MKKAFKFIYFLFFLLLFSENAFAEDNDKIAVTIFSDTYYGTYEGNMENGVPAGDGTLTCSDDSADFTLTGTWEAGILNGKATINYSDGSYLTASFKDGLISGRVKDCLADGSYRVYSCTDGRPYKFITYYDASGNETGVDAFYQMQPVSSLKDACIEPEYGLMLNSFYSTTPYKISGTVLGTFDDSTSTFVLLEDGDEHIYVLTYKNVATDKYNQAIVPNLVTGDTITAYGFLQKCDVLSSISDYRRSVPVTSEPDSSALPESILQSEEVKTENLRSSNSTVPFLLLFAADVRGEAATDRLAPSYEYDDVARNPYLYSDLSCSITGEVTQAQINYENGTVSIRMEESGTQNKYVVRYTFSDGDSIPAIGDTIVVDGAYAGNSKALSEADRDTSSDETDSIYIIYPRINSKSVRIL; this comes from the coding sequence ATGAAAAAAGCGTTTAAATTTATTTATTTTCTGTTTTTTCTGCTGCTGTTTTCAGAAAATGCTTTTGCCGAAGACAATGATAAGATTGCCGTCACAATCTTTTCCGATACTTATTACGGAACCTACGAAGGAAATATGGAAAATGGTGTTCCTGCCGGAGACGGCACTCTGACCTGCAGCGATGACAGCGCTGATTTTACCTTGACCGGCACCTGGGAAGCCGGCATTTTAAACGGTAAAGCAACCATAAATTACAGCGACGGTTCTTATCTGACTGCTTCCTTTAAGGACGGGCTTATATCCGGCAGAGTAAAAGACTGTCTCGCAGACGGCTCCTATCGCGTTTATTCCTGCACTGACGGACGTCCATATAAATTCATCACTTATTATGATGCTTCCGGAAACGAAACCGGCGTCGATGCCTTTTATCAGATGCAGCCGGTCTCTTCTTTAAAAGACGCCTGCATCGAACCGGAATACGGGCTTATGCTGAATTCCTTTTACAGCACGACTCCTTATAAAATTTCCGGCACTGTCCTCGGAACCTTTGACGACAGCACTTCCACTTTTGTGCTGCTCGAAGATGGCGACGAACATATTTATGTTCTGACCTATAAAAATGTTGCTACCGATAAATATAACCAGGCAATCGTCCCAAATCTTGTGACCGGTGATACGATTACCGCATACGGTTTTCTGCAAAAATGTGATGTTCTTTCGTCCATCAGCGATTACAGGCGTTCGGTACCTGTCACCTCAGAGCCGGATTCTTCCGCCCTTCCGGAAAGTATTCTGCAGTCTGAAGAAGTGAAGACAGAAAATTTGCGCAGCAGTAATTCAACTGTGCCCTTTCTTCTTCTTTTTGCTGCAGATGTGAGAGGGGAAGCTGCCACCGACCGGCTGGCTCCTTCTTATGAATACGATGATGTTGCCCGTAATCCCTATTTATATTCTGATTTAAGCTGCAGCATAACAGGAGAGGTAACGCAGGCACAGATTAATTATGAAAACGGAACCGTTTCTATCCGGATGGAAGAATCGGGGACACAAAACAAATACGTTGTCCGTTATACATTTTCTGACGGCGATTCCATTCCCGCTATCGGAGATACCATTGTGGTCGACGGCGCATATGCCGGCAACTCCAAAGCTTTATCCGAAGCAGACAGAGATACCTCGTCAGATGAAACAGACTCGATTTACATCATCTATCCCAGAATAAACTCAAAGTCAGTCCGGATTTTATAA
- a CDS encoding DUF2142 domain-containing protein, with translation MKLKRFVEKNFFILYFAVIVVAFIWQIFTSGTQTFQQYSLGTSSDEEYEILDGQRLDTVFRIGQDNPDGFIIYNYKKNNLSFTDEKLLISLFNEEDGALIQKNEIELANQFGNFYISFQEELPAGTKVRLRIESEGLEEKGPTISLSEESGYGSALWEDGVLQETYLCGALCYKTISYNYLKAVLYLAAEILTGILLFLARKKLHLPVWNEKKTERIVKRRINWKRTCLGAVIIFAGGLILADYIYTYCIEKLVAERQYEVACRDGQQWIGMGEGDEVSQIFCVSGDDFSGIGIGIEADEDTKATLRLELYDFTTGELLLEKEYRVSALTELSDVIPKREIEADDTEMTEQYVFFDWQTVLEDSANHYYKVILRSGNLQEEELKLAVGTGRNFSLMKNGENASGNLAITALYSKNLFLEKMFRCLMIAVIVFGTGLWIFVSVFRVPAAKMYAVSALVLGMIFCFLIPPYCVPDEWTHFDSAYRISNEMLGITEIPGPDRIYKRACDINEKVGSTMKVDLEEYRDFYEELQETSEDETLTIAYAGNAVNNVTVLNYLPSAIGFTVARILHLGHAVMLLMGRICNLLVTILLMYVAIRKVPFGKSVLAVVGLVPIMLQQMASCSYDGIIIGAANIFIAYCLHIIFEKDVSISDLLVIAVSGAMMAVCKGGVYIPVLGLLLLAVFSGKKLDWKRLAGVFGMLFSMGILFIAQFSERIISMFSKAQGTSFRSGDVELYTISYFLEHPKQLIRLYQNTVTERLDYYIQGMAGGRLGNLEIVLPWFLVIAFLLIICICTVRSEKEQVFWNKWQRGLVVLLCLGSMVLTQLSMLLAWTEVGTQSIDGVQGRYFLPFAGLLFVVFRNKTFSFKNKRDDLLIFSAALLDMIAIGYVVVSIF, from the coding sequence ATGAAATTAAAACGATTTGTAGAAAAGAATTTTTTCATCCTATATTTTGCTGTGATTGTTGTTGCTTTTATATGGCAGATATTTACATCCGGGACACAGACCTTTCAGCAATACAGTCTGGGAACAAGCTCCGACGAAGAGTATGAAATTCTGGATGGTCAGAGACTGGATACCGTTTTCCGTATCGGGCAGGATAACCCGGATGGATTTATTATATATAATTACAAAAAAAATAATCTGAGCTTTACAGACGAGAAGCTGCTCATTTCTTTATTTAACGAAGAGGACGGCGCGTTGATCCAGAAAAACGAAATTGAGCTTGCTAATCAATTTGGGAATTTTTATATTTCGTTTCAGGAAGAGCTGCCTGCTGGAACAAAAGTAAGATTAAGAATTGAATCAGAAGGGCTGGAAGAAAAAGGACCGACGATCAGTCTCTCAGAAGAGAGCGGTTATGGAAGTGCGCTGTGGGAGGACGGTGTGCTTCAGGAAACATATCTTTGCGGGGCGCTGTGCTATAAAACAATCTCCTATAATTATCTGAAAGCGGTTTTATATTTAGCAGCAGAAATATTAACTGGTATTTTGCTGTTTCTTGCGCGGAAAAAGCTGCATCTGCCGGTCTGGAATGAGAAAAAAACAGAAAGAATTGTAAAGAGAAGGATTAACTGGAAAAGAACCTGTCTGGGAGCGGTTATTATATTTGCAGGCGGGCTTATTCTGGCAGATTATATTTACACATACTGTATAGAAAAGCTGGTTGCAGAGAGACAATATGAGGTGGCCTGCCGTGATGGACAGCAGTGGATTGGCATGGGAGAAGGAGATGAGGTGTCTCAGATTTTCTGTGTGAGCGGGGATGATTTTTCCGGTATAGGAATCGGTATAGAGGCGGATGAGGATACAAAAGCAACTCTGAGGCTGGAGCTATATGATTTTACAACAGGAGAATTGCTGCTGGAAAAAGAATACCGTGTTTCTGCATTGACAGAGCTGTCAGATGTTATTCCCAAAAGAGAGATAGAAGCTGATGACACAGAGATGACAGAACAGTATGTTTTTTTTGACTGGCAGACTGTGCTGGAGGATTCTGCGAATCATTATTATAAGGTAATTCTGCGCAGCGGAAATCTGCAGGAGGAGGAATTGAAGCTGGCAGTGGGAACCGGCAGGAATTTTTCATTAATGAAAAATGGGGAGAATGCATCGGGAAATCTTGCTATAACGGCACTGTACAGTAAAAATCTGTTTCTGGAAAAAATGTTCCGCTGTCTGATGATTGCTGTAATAGTTTTCGGTACAGGTCTGTGGATATTTGTATCTGTTTTTCGCGTACCGGCGGCAAAAATGTATGCGGTCAGCGCGCTTGTGCTGGGAATGATTTTCTGTTTTCTGATACCGCCATACTGTGTGCCGGATGAATGGACTCATTTTGACAGTGCCTATCGGATTTCAAATGAGATGCTTGGAATTACGGAGATACCGGGACCGGACAGAATTTATAAGAGAGCGTGCGATATCAACGAAAAAGTGGGCAGCACCATGAAGGTTGATTTAGAGGAATATCGTGATTTTTATGAGGAGCTGCAGGAAACGTCTGAGGATGAGACACTGACGATTGCTTATGCGGGAAATGCAGTGAATAATGTCACGGTATTGAATTATCTGCCTTCTGCGATTGGATTTACGGTAGCGCGCATATTGCACCTGGGACATGCTGTAATGCTGCTTATGGGAAGAATCTGCAACCTGCTCGTCACGATTCTGCTGATGTATGTTGCAATAAGAAAAGTTCCGTTTGGAAAATCGGTACTGGCAGTTGTCGGTCTGGTTCCGATTATGCTGCAGCAGATGGCATCCTGTTCTTATGACGGCATTATTATTGGTGCTGCGAATATTTTTATTGCATATTGTCTGCACATAATTTTCGAGAAAGATGTGAGTATTTCAGATCTGCTTGTTATTGCCGTTTCAGGAGCAATGATGGCGGTTTGTAAGGGCGGTGTTTACATTCCGGTACTGGGACTGCTTCTTCTGGCTGTTTTTTCCGGGAAAAAGCTGGATTGGAAGCGCCTGGCCGGAGTATTTGGAATGCTGTTTTCTATGGGTATATTATTTATAGCGCAGTTTTCAGAACGGATTATTTCTATGTTTTCCAAAGCACAGGGAACCTCGTTCAGGTCGGGAGATGTGGAGCTTTATACAATTTCGTATTTTCTGGAGCATCCCAAACAGCTGATCCGTCTTTATCAGAATACGGTAACGGAGAGACTGGACTATTATATACAGGGGATGGCAGGAGGACGTCTTGGAAATCTGGAAATTGTGCTGCCGTGGTTTCTTGTAATTGCTTTTTTGCTGATTATTTGTATTTGCACCGTGCGAAGCGAAAAAGAGCAGGTATTCTGGAATAAATGGCAGCGTGGGCTTGTTGTGCTGTTGTGCCTGGGCAGTATGGTGCTGACACAGCTTTCAATGCTTCTGGCATGGACAGAGGTAGGAACACAGTCTATAGACGGTGTACAGGGAAGATACTTTTTGCCGTTTGCAGGTTTGTTGTTTGTCGTGTTTCGGAATAAAACATTTTCATTCAAAAATAAGAGAGACGATTTGCTGATTTTTTCTGCAGCATTGCTGGATATGATAGCAATCGGGTATGTGGTCGTTTCTATATTCTGA
- a CDS encoding glycosyltransferase family 2 protein yields the protein MCTLSVIVPLYNGAHTIERCLDSLCGQTIKDIEILVVDDGSLDQGADIVKRYMANDKRIKLFAQKNQGAGAARNLGISKAEGKYVGFVDCDDFADTDMFRIMVEALERTKTPVAVCQEKNVYAENGEIQLINETRFPVDTETVYSSEDVLKWLLNYTYMSLNSLCYKVVEKRIFTEYHIEVPYPHRQGEDLVASVGILTHVNEVVVVPESLYYYVHRKDSVSYAYSLKHARDIYLDWKEARTYIQKTGRRVNTDNFSLGMYFSSMKQLQWMKQDSDKRSEQARMLRKKWKAARRHYRWKPDFAGTEVPVMHKIKILSAYFHLCRPVLAGMQCLKWIPMFKYLA from the coding sequence ATGTGTACGTTAAGTGTGATTGTTCCACTGTATAATGGTGCCCATACAATAGAGCGATGCCTGGACAGTCTTTGCGGTCAGACCATAAAAGACATAGAGATTCTGGTTGTGGACGATGGCTCTTTGGATCAAGGTGCTGACATCGTAAAGAGATATATGGCAAATGATAAGCGCATAAAGCTGTTTGCACAGAAGAACCAGGGAGCGGGCGCTGCCCGGAATCTGGGAATCAGTAAAGCAGAGGGAAAGTATGTAGGCTTTGTGGACTGCGATGACTTTGCAGATACAGATATGTTCCGCATCATGGTGGAAGCACTGGAAAGGACCAAAACGCCGGTTGCTGTCTGTCAGGAAAAAAATGTATATGCAGAAAATGGAGAAATTCAGCTTATAAATGAGACAAGATTTCCAGTAGATACAGAAACGGTGTATTCCAGCGAGGATGTGCTGAAGTGGCTGCTGAATTATACCTACATGTCTCTGAACAGCTTATGCTATAAGGTGGTGGAAAAGCGCATTTTTACAGAATATCATATAGAGGTTCCTTACCCGCATCGTCAGGGAGAAGACCTTGTTGCCAGTGTGGGAATTCTTACGCATGTCAATGAGGTTGTGGTGGTTCCGGAAAGCCTGTATTATTATGTACACAGGAAGGATTCTGTTTCTTATGCATATTCCTTAAAGCATGCCAGAGATATTTACCTGGACTGGAAGGAAGCGCGGACCTATATTCAGAAAACCGGGAGAAGGGTTAATACAGACAATTTTTCTCTGGGGATGTATTTTAGTTCTATGAAGCAGCTTCAATGGATGAAGCAGGATTCTGATAAAAGAAGTGAACAGGCACGTATGCTGAGGAAAAAGTGGAAAGCTGCACGCAGACATTATCGGTGGAAACCGGATTTTGCAGGAACGGAGGTTCCTGTAATGCATAAGATAAAAATCCTGTCTGCTTATTTTCACTTATGCAGACCTGTGCTCGCCGGTATGCAGTGTCTGAAATGGATTCCGATGTTTAAATATCTGGCTTAG
- a CDS encoding lipopolysaccharide biosynthesis protein encodes MKKNTEKTRMLIKKVISTGFGHIFGANVINQVIAFVSNFIVIRVLSKSDYGIYSYAFNIYSFLAMANGFGMEPACLQVCSEKMQTEKNADRYLKFGMLAGSGFNVFLGMLIVLGALYLPLPLEGVNDILILFAALPLLYTFFNFIQTYFRYNMMNVEFSKCSVINTALILVASVAGAYLLQASGMILFRELAYVLSILCAIWIYRFPIKRIFRAAAITLEEKKDILKLSVISMLNTATGQLYYLVDVFLVGWIITDETIVASYKTATIIPNALLFIPAALVVYIYPFFSQRQGDKQWVKQKYFLLLKYFSIVNALISACLIVFAPVIIKIVFGSQYLDAVPAFRILSLSYFFTATFRKITGNLLVTQRKLQFNVWLGLGESVLNIISNWVLIHLMGAVGAAVTTLIICIITSAISVAYFVRYLNKEETE; translated from the coding sequence TTGAAGAAGAATACAGAAAAAACCAGAATGCTTATTAAAAAGGTGATCAGCACCGGGTTCGGGCATATATTTGGGGCGAATGTTATTAACCAGGTGATTGCTTTTGTGAGTAATTTTATCGTAATCCGTGTCCTTTCCAAAAGTGATTACGGTATTTATTCGTATGCGTTTAACATTTATTCTTTTCTGGCAATGGCGAATGGCTTTGGAATGGAACCGGCCTGCCTGCAGGTGTGCAGTGAAAAGATGCAGACAGAGAAAAATGCGGACCGTTATCTGAAGTTTGGAATGCTGGCAGGCAGCGGATTTAATGTTTTTCTGGGAATGCTGATTGTGTTGGGGGCATTGTATCTGCCGCTGCCTCTGGAGGGCGTTAATGATATTCTGATATTGTTTGCAGCGCTGCCTTTACTCTACACATTTTTCAATTTTATCCAGACATATTTCCGCTATAATATGATGAATGTGGAATTTTCAAAATGTTCTGTGATAAATACTGCGCTGATTCTGGTGGCTTCTGTGGCAGGCGCTTATTTGCTGCAAGCATCCGGTATGATTCTTTTCCGGGAATTAGCGTATGTGTTATCTATTTTATGTGCAATATGGATATACAGATTTCCGATTAAACGTATTTTCAGGGCAGCGGCAATCACTTTAGAGGAAAAAAAAGATATTCTGAAGCTGTCGGTAATTTCTATGCTGAATACGGCGACGGGACAGTTATATTATCTGGTAGATGTTTTTCTGGTCGGCTGGATTATTACGGATGAAACGATTGTGGCTTCTTATAAAACAGCAACGATTATTCCGAATGCGCTGCTGTTTATTCCGGCTGCTCTCGTCGTATATATATATCCGTTCTTCAGCCAGAGGCAGGGAGACAAGCAGTGGGTAAAACAAAAATATTTTCTGCTGCTGAAGTACTTTTCCATCGTGAATGCACTGATTAGCGCATGCCTGATTGTATTTGCACCTGTTATCATAAAAATAGTATTTGGCAGCCAGTATCTGGATGCTGTTCCGGCATTCCGGATTTTGTCACTGAGTTATTTTTTTACAGCAACCTTCCGGAAAATTACTGGAAATCTTCTTGTTACACAAAGAAAATTGCAGTTCAATGTCTGGCTTGGACTTGGTGAGTCAGTTTTAAATATTATCAGTAACTGGGTTTTGATTCATCTGATGGGGGCTGTTGGAGCGGCTGTAACGACACTGATTATCTGCATCATTACGTCGGCTATATCCGTGGCATATTTCGTCAGGTATCTTAATAAGGAAGAAACAGAATAA
- a CDS encoding glycosyltransferase family 2 protein, with translation MDMPKVNIILSAYNGEKYIEEQLQSLFAQEYPNIDIYVRDDGSTDRTVEILEKYDRQGKIFLIRGENIGFCASFFSLLELCGEGTYWSFCDQDDIWEKDKIKRAVAHLERHTEKEKVPLLYYSLSRMVDENGNDLGIQEPPKGSLCFRRALTGTFGVGFSMVINRKLRNMMLQCDPKAVHSHDWLAGAVALGMGHVIVDKKICAQYRRLDTSVTRISLSRRIQWFLEMLKNEGDVKERNIEFSRCFYNRLPKEKRRLMNLFNRETYSFRLALQKALYPGRWRPSLSSELAMRILMMVGKV, from the coding sequence ATGGATATGCCAAAGGTTAATATTATTCTTTCTGCTTATAATGGCGAAAAATATATAGAGGAACAGCTGCAGAGCCTGTTTGCACAGGAATATCCCAATATTGATATTTATGTGCGGGACGATGGCTCTACAGACCGCACGGTGGAAATCCTGGAAAAGTATGACAGGCAGGGAAAAATTTTCCTTATCCGGGGAGAAAATATTGGTTTCTGCGCAAGCTTTTTTTCATTGCTTGAGCTGTGCGGGGAAGGAACCTACTGGTCCTTCTGCGACCAGGACGATATCTGGGAAAAAGACAAGATTAAGCGGGCGGTGGCGCACCTGGAACGCCATACAGAAAAAGAGAAGGTACCGCTTTTGTATTACAGTCTGAGCAGAATGGTGGATGAAAATGGAAATGATCTGGGGATTCAGGAGCCGCCGAAAGGAAGCCTGTGCTTCAGAAGGGCGCTGACAGGGACCTTTGGCGTTGGATTTTCAATGGTGATTAACCGCAAACTGAGGAATATGATGCTTCAGTGCGATCCAAAGGCGGTACATTCCCACGACTGGCTGGCGGGAGCGGTTGCGCTTGGAATGGGGCATGTAATTGTGGATAAGAAAATCTGCGCCCAGTACCGCAGACTGGATACAAGTGTGACAAGGATATCTTTATCGAGAAGAATCCAGTGGTTTCTGGAAATGCTGAAAAATGAGGGAGACGTGAAGGAGCGTAATATAGAATTTTCGCGTTGCTTTTACAATCGGCTGCCGAAGGAAAAACGGAGACTTATGAATCTCTTTAACAGGGAGACCTATTCTTTCAGACTGGCGCTTCAGAAGGCGCTTTATCCGGGAAGATGGAGGCCGTCCTTGAGCAGTGAGCTGGCAATGCGTATTCTGATGATGGTGGGAAAGGTATAG
- a CDS encoding DUF2142 domain-containing protein has protein sequence MAVLEKIKKYKRLIAVFVILLLTGLVETGYNYPSLRNGYDSLNLGEAIRTEQEGDTERYVIEYRPENGLYVKQIRLSGRFPKEYEYTVQVTEVNAFGKETEVTYTDTVNAWFKNFYTDLNKTVTAIKIVLDKPEGAELTGAVCTNRAEINKYRVLFFLAVFSLLYCALFEENFCRKTEWYVVLYGAVFGLLIILYAQPVKISWDEQIHFRNAYRLSYGKTVEWSESAVHLQNWTSVKCNTKAEYAQLRAYRDEKGEEYAQKEEKETIVPSYNSLAYIPQALFLWIGRLLDLPFSSLYAFGKIGNLLVYLLTMFWAVRLAKTKKLFLAFFAMMPTVIFQASSYTYDSIVNCFLTLGCVLWANHFFFREGKTRVRDIILMVLFMLLGSLSKAVYIPLLLLVLLLPWFRERSRKEKVIFWGGIFLLCGLVMATFVLPTLINTVTGNLAFGGDSRGGDTGAAGQLLSMLQHPLASVRLILQNVTQLDNFRNLGAEATDNFFFGNLMFLNFATAGILGDKWSALLVPAFTVLLLYRDPAEKERRSCTGRQTFIIVTIGLVTVILIWLAMYLSFTPIGESYIAGVQARYYLPLIYLGALLLSGKRISVQCDKVLMTRLAFVSAGILGFAGLYQCFLQGRLI, from the coding sequence GTGGCAGTGCTTGAGAAAATAAAAAAATATAAAAGACTGATAGCAGTGTTTGTTATCCTGCTTCTCACCGGGCTGGTGGAAACCGGCTATAATTATCCGTCTCTCAGAAATGGATATGATTCACTGAATCTTGGCGAGGCGATCCGGACGGAGCAGGAGGGGGATACAGAGCGGTATGTGATTGAGTATCGCCCGGAGAACGGTCTTTATGTAAAGCAGATTCGTCTGTCCGGCAGATTTCCTAAAGAATATGAATATACTGTCCAGGTTACAGAGGTGAATGCGTTTGGAAAAGAGACGGAAGTAACCTATACAGATACGGTGAATGCATGGTTTAAAAACTTTTATACGGATCTGAATAAAACAGTTACGGCAATAAAAATCGTTCTGGATAAACCGGAGGGCGCTGAACTGACAGGAGCTGTCTGCACAAACAGGGCAGAGATTAATAAGTACCGCGTATTATTTTTTCTGGCGGTGTTTTCACTGCTGTACTGTGCGCTGTTTGAGGAGAACTTCTGCCGGAAAACAGAGTGGTATGTCGTTTTGTACGGCGCAGTTTTCGGATTATTGATTATTCTGTATGCGCAGCCGGTGAAAATATCCTGGGACGAGCAGATTCATTTTAGAAATGCGTACCGCCTCTCTTACGGAAAAACAGTAGAGTGGTCAGAATCGGCAGTTCATCTGCAGAACTGGACTTCCGTAAAATGCAATACGAAAGCGGAGTATGCGCAGCTGCGCGCCTACCGGGACGAAAAAGGAGAGGAATATGCCCAAAAAGAGGAAAAAGAGACGATAGTGCCGTCATACAATTCTCTTGCTTACATTCCGCAGGCTCTGTTTTTATGGATTGGAAGGCTGCTTGACCTGCCGTTTTCGTCGTTGTATGCTTTTGGAAAAATCGGAAATCTGCTGGTGTATCTGCTTACTATGTTCTGGGCAGTCAGGCTTGCGAAGACGAAGAAACTGTTTCTTGCTTTTTTTGCCATGATGCCGACGGTTATTTTCCAGGCATCCTCCTATACGTATGACAGTATTGTAAACTGTTTTCTCACGCTGGGCTGTGTGCTGTGGGCGAACCACTTCTTTTTCCGGGAGGGAAAAACGCGTGTGCGGGATATTATTCTGATGGTTTTGTTTATGCTTTTGGGAAGTCTTTCAAAAGCGGTATATATTCCCCTGCTCCTGCTGGTTCTGCTCCTGCCGTGGTTCAGAGAGCGCAGCCGGAAGGAGAAAGTGATATTCTGGGGCGGCATATTCCTGCTGTGTGGTCTGGTGATGGCGACTTTTGTACTGCCGACCCTCATCAATACGGTTACCGGCAACCTGGCCTTTGGCGGAGATTCGCGCGGCGGCGATACGGGCGCCGCCGGACAGCTTTTGTCTATGCTGCAGCATCCGCTGGCAAGCGTAAGGCTGATACTGCAGAATGTGACGCAGCTTGATAATTTCCGGAATCTTGGAGCAGAAGCAACGGATAATTTCTTTTTCGGAAATCTGATGTTTCTGAATTTTGCAACCGCCGGAATTCTGGGCGATAAATGGAGCGCGCTGCTGGTGCCGGCATTTACAGTGCTTCTTCTCTACAGAGACCCGGCAGAAAAAGAACGGAGAAGCTGCACGGGGCGGCAAACCTTTATCATTGTGACAATAGGTCTGGTAACGGTTATTCTTATCTGGCTGGCAATGTATCTGAGCTTTACGCCGATTGGCGAAAGCTATATTGCAGGTGTGCAGGCAAGATATTATCTGCCGCTGATTTATCTGGGAGCACTGCTGCTATCCGGAAAAAGAATTTCAGTGCAGTGCGATAAAGTGCTGATGACACGGCTGGCGTTTGTGTCCGCCGGGATACTGGGCTTTGCCGGTTTATACCAGTGTTTCCTGCAGGGACGGCTTATTTAA